A region from the Ciconia boyciana chromosome 1, ASM3463844v1, whole genome shotgun sequence genome encodes:
- the TRIM45 gene encoding E3 ubiquitin-protein ligase TRIM45 isoform X1 produces MSSGSRCPVCAEAWVSPRLLPCLHSLCAPCLRRLGPLGEPGRAAARSVLCPVCDAEVALPPGGVGQLTPDYLALSRGGAAVAAGCDLCADGAAARRCVTCGVDLCLFCCQAHRRQKKTASHTVTELENTKDCSQAGKPLFCPSHPTEELRLFCEQCDQPVCQDCVVDRHRQHPYDFTGNVIRRHGDALWELLKSTQEHMRTLEGVLGQIDDMGSAVRSRTEAVATEICLFASGYMKAIEEHRDRLLKQLEDLKVQKENLLHLQKAQLQQLLVDMRTGVEFTEHLLMSGSDLEILITKGVVASRLAKLNSVAYNTNPSVDDGFQFSPQERAGQCCGYEVFGAILNKVVDPARCTLYGEDLHIARQNQLTGFTLLCNDTTGERMGQGGEAVQVTITHKDKKDCAVKPTACDNGDGTYHISYSPEEPGLYAVCVYVKGQHVQGSPFTLMVKNKFREHQGVFHCCTFCSSGGQKAARCACGGTMPGGYQGCGHGHKGHPGRPHWSCCGQMKESSECLGGPPSDTSQRSLLRTVAL; encoded by the exons ATGTCGTCTGGGTCGCGCTGTCCGGTGTGCGCCGAGGCCTGGGTCTCGCCGCGGCTGTTGCCCTGCCTGCACTCGCTGTGCGCGCCCTGCCTGCGGCGGCTCGGGCCGCTgggggagccgggccgggccgccgcccgcAGCGTCCTCTGCCCTGTGTGCGACGCCGAGGTGGCGCTGCCGCCCGGCGGCGTCGGCCAGCTCACCCCCGACTACCTGGCGCTgagccgcggcggggcggcggtggcggcggggtGCGACCTCTGCGCCGACGGGGCGGCCGCGAGGCGCTGCGTGACCTGCGGGGTTGACCTCTGTCTCTTCTGCTGCCAGGCCCACAG GAGACAGAAGAAGACAGCCTCTCATACTGTGACGGAGCTGGAGAACACCAAGGAttgcagccaggctgggaagcCTCTCTTCTGCCCTTCCCATCCCACAGAGGAGCTAAGGCTGTTCTGTGAGCAGTGTGACCAACCTGTGTGCCAGGATTGTGTTGTAGACAGGCACCGGCAGCACCCCTATGACTTCACTGGCAATGTCATCCGCAGGCATGGGGATGCCCTGTGGGAGCTGCTGAAAAGCACCCAAGAGCACATGCGTACCCTAGAGGGTGTGCTGGGCCAGATTGATGACATGGGCAGTGCCGTCCGCAGTCGCACAGAGGCTGTGGCCACAGAGATCTGTCTGTTTGCCAGTGGGTATATGAAAGCAATTGAAGAGCACCGGGACCGGCTGCTGAAGCAGCTGGAGGACTTGAAGGTGCAGAAGGAAAACCTGCTGCACTTGCAGAaggcccagctgcagcagctgctggtggaCATGAGGACAGGCGTGGAGTTCACGGAGCACTTGCTGATGAGCGGCTCGGACCTGGAGATCCTCATCACCAAAGGGGTGGTGGCGAGCCGGCTGGCAAAGCTGAACAGCGTTGCTTACAACACTAACCCCAGCGTGGACGACGGgttccagttctctccccagGAGAGGGCAGGGCAGTGTTGTGGCTATGAAGTTTTTGGGGCCATTCTCAATAAAGTGGTTGATCCAGCCAGATGTACCCTGTATGGGGAAG ATCTCCACATTGCTCGTCAGAACCAGTTGACTGGCTTTACCCTACTCTGCAATGACACCACGGGGGAGCGGATGGGGCAAGGAGGAGAGGCCGTGCAGGTCACCATCACCCACAAGGACAAGAAGGACTG TGCAGTCAAGCCAACAGCGTGTGATAATGGTGATGGGACATACCATATTTCCTACAGCCCTGAGGAGCCAGGCTTGTATGCTGTCTGCGTCTATGTCAAAGGGCAGCATGTACAG GGGTCTCCATTCACTCTGATGGTGAAAAACAAGTTCCGTGAGCACCAAGGTGTGTTTCACTGCTGCACGTTCTGCTCAAGCGGAGGGCAGAAAGCTGCTCGCTGTGCCTGTGGGGGGACCATGCCAG GTGGGTACCAAGGCTGTGGCCATGGACACAAAGG
- the TRIM45 gene encoding E3 ubiquitin-protein ligase TRIM45 isoform X2, translating to MSSGSRCPVCAEAWVSPRLLPCLHSLCAPCLRRLGPLGEPGRAAARSVLCPVCDAEVALPPGGVGQLTPDYLALSRGGAAVAAGCDLCADGAAARRCVTCGVDLCLFCCQAHRRQKKTASHTVTELENTKDCSQAGKPLFCPSHPTEELRLFCEQCDQPVCQDCVVDRHRQHPYDFTGNVIRRHGDALWELLKSTQEHMRTLEGVLGQIDDMGSAVRSRTEAVATEICLFASGYMKAIEEHRDRLLKQLEDLKVQKENLLHLQKAQLQQLLVDMRTGVEFTEHLLMSGSDLEILITKGVVASRLAKLNSVAYNTNPSVDDGFQFSPQERAGQCCGYEVFGAILNKVVDPARCTLYGEDLHIARQNQLTGFTLLCNDTTGERMGQGGEAVQVTITHKDKKDCAVKPTACDNGDGTYHISYSPEEPGLYAVCVYVKGQHVQGSPFTLMVKNKFREHQGVFHCCTFCSSGGQKAARCACGGTMPEWDCSSEKCSRTC from the exons ATGTCGTCTGGGTCGCGCTGTCCGGTGTGCGCCGAGGCCTGGGTCTCGCCGCGGCTGTTGCCCTGCCTGCACTCGCTGTGCGCGCCCTGCCTGCGGCGGCTCGGGCCGCTgggggagccgggccgggccgccgcccgcAGCGTCCTCTGCCCTGTGTGCGACGCCGAGGTGGCGCTGCCGCCCGGCGGCGTCGGCCAGCTCACCCCCGACTACCTGGCGCTgagccgcggcggggcggcggtggcggcggggtGCGACCTCTGCGCCGACGGGGCGGCCGCGAGGCGCTGCGTGACCTGCGGGGTTGACCTCTGTCTCTTCTGCTGCCAGGCCCACAG GAGACAGAAGAAGACAGCCTCTCATACTGTGACGGAGCTGGAGAACACCAAGGAttgcagccaggctgggaagcCTCTCTTCTGCCCTTCCCATCCCACAGAGGAGCTAAGGCTGTTCTGTGAGCAGTGTGACCAACCTGTGTGCCAGGATTGTGTTGTAGACAGGCACCGGCAGCACCCCTATGACTTCACTGGCAATGTCATCCGCAGGCATGGGGATGCCCTGTGGGAGCTGCTGAAAAGCACCCAAGAGCACATGCGTACCCTAGAGGGTGTGCTGGGCCAGATTGATGACATGGGCAGTGCCGTCCGCAGTCGCACAGAGGCTGTGGCCACAGAGATCTGTCTGTTTGCCAGTGGGTATATGAAAGCAATTGAAGAGCACCGGGACCGGCTGCTGAAGCAGCTGGAGGACTTGAAGGTGCAGAAGGAAAACCTGCTGCACTTGCAGAaggcccagctgcagcagctgctggtggaCATGAGGACAGGCGTGGAGTTCACGGAGCACTTGCTGATGAGCGGCTCGGACCTGGAGATCCTCATCACCAAAGGGGTGGTGGCGAGCCGGCTGGCAAAGCTGAACAGCGTTGCTTACAACACTAACCCCAGCGTGGACGACGGgttccagttctctccccagGAGAGGGCAGGGCAGTGTTGTGGCTATGAAGTTTTTGGGGCCATTCTCAATAAAGTGGTTGATCCAGCCAGATGTACCCTGTATGGGGAAG ATCTCCACATTGCTCGTCAGAACCAGTTGACTGGCTTTACCCTACTCTGCAATGACACCACGGGGGAGCGGATGGGGCAAGGAGGAGAGGCCGTGCAGGTCACCATCACCCACAAGGACAAGAAGGACTG TGCAGTCAAGCCAACAGCGTGTGATAATGGTGATGGGACATACCATATTTCCTACAGCCCTGAGGAGCCAGGCTTGTATGCTGTCTGCGTCTATGTCAAAGGGCAGCATGTACAG GGGTCTCCATTCACTCTGATGGTGAAAAACAAGTTCCGTGAGCACCAAGGTGTGTTTCACTGCTGCACGTTCTGCTCAAGCGGAGGGCAGAAAGCTGCTCGCTGTGCCTGTGGGGGGACCATGCCAG AATGGGACTGCAGCAGTGAGAAATGCAGCAGGACATGCTAA